From Argopecten irradians isolate NY chromosome 3, Ai_NY, whole genome shotgun sequence:
TGTTGATTTAGTTTCTACTAGGaatatgttatttgttttattttaatttagttAAGTTATTAAAAAGTGTTTGATATGATTCCAGTTTAGCACAGACATGCAGTCATATGGGGAGTATGCTGTTTGCCTTAAGCAATGCAACAAGTGCAACAACTGATACATGCAGTTCAACTTCCAGGCTGTGCGAATGGAATATCCCTCACCATTCTGTTAAACCAAAGGCAGTGAGTGAACTGAAAACAGGTAtgactaattaaaaaaaacaatctgTTAAAAACTCAAGTttgatcattttgaaatattaaatattgtactacGATAGTCTTTTATTTCacatgcttataattaatttgtctttgttttcataccaaatcaggctttctgattggccaatatcatttttgcataccactatgaagaaaaaaatccgagaacggcgcgaaaccccgatgttaccgtgacgtcacaatagagacattgacgttgcgtattgattaggaaaaaataatcccttgaaaaaccaatataatgttacatttaaacatacttcattttatcaaatagaatatgaaattaattataagtattgatgtcactattttttaattttatcggggtatgaaaaaaaattgtttgcgaacttttgtgagaatccgctaccccgataaaattaaaaaaatagtgacatcaatgcttaaataataatTGCATGtgtaacatttaatattttttttaacataatctCTTTGTTAAACATTTTAGTGTTGTTAAAGTAAGTTCTATATCATAGCAATTTTAATTTggtaaaatgattttaaatttgtGTAAATTTCACTGGAGAACAGttaaaggcctactacctttccggaacaaaataaaagtttcttaaaaaaaaaacataaataacatcagaaaatacatgccgatggcctaagataaggttacgacaccaaacatgtGCAATATTTCTGGTGTAATATATGAAACCAATGGTGAGTCAatttgctgttttgccgtcaggcgcagtgatagtcaactatactgcggtatttaggacgatgGAGGGAAACATAAGATGACCCGCTTTATTagaattaacatttgatttattaaattgttcagaaggtgatgataggtgtagtattaacggtaattCTAAGTTAATAACTTTCGCGACTCTACataattatcgatcttgttttactttcccattttaaaaatcgttttcggaaaggtagtgggcctttaatggaTCATAGAATCCTATACGAAATCCACCCTATACATGTTATACTGGTACAGTGGTAATTTTACACAGTTTAACATAGGACATACCAGAAGATATTGTATGGATTCTTAAAAACCTAGCCTTTAATGACCTTTTTTAACTTGAAAGGAAAACCCACATTGATGCCTGCAAGCATGGATCCTGTGCAAACAGATGACAGCAGTGCACTGCCTTGCATGTCAGCATTTGACCCGAGACATACATCAACCCGTGGCAATGATGTTGAAAGGACTAAAGCACTTGACAGATTTTAAAGCTGTATTTCAAAATActggtacatttgtatatatatcaacaaaacaacaataacaataacAGTAActtatgataataaatattatgcATTGAAGAAGCTTATTTTATTAACATCAATTAAGGCCAATTGAAACTAATAATTGCACTTCTTCATTTCTCGCGATGTCAAAATCTGATAACTCAGTGTTAATATTGTTAGTTTCTAGATAAGTAAGAATCTTAAATAGTATTTTTGTGTGTTGACAATACACACTGGGAAATGTTTTTGCATGGAAAGCGAAAGATTAACTTTAAATGGCCCATATTTTACAATTGCATGACtagacaaaatcaaaattaaaaaaaaaaaatatacaggtAGAAAAccttaatttataaaataaataagcaATATTTGGGGTAATATATTATGTGCAAATTTCCAAGAAATATCTATACACAAAATTACTAGTCTTCGAAGTTATATCATAACCTTTAAAATGAATGGCTTAGCATTCCTATATTTCATCTGTGAAACAGCCAGGGAATTTTGTTTACCAAGGCTAACAACAAGAGTGACTCAAATAGAAATAAAGATTTTGTTTTAGGGTTAGCACATTTGTGGAATATACCAGACACTGCCCCAGATGCTTCTATTGAAATGGAAGTCAGTTCCACAATAGACCCCATGTTGTTTACGAATGCCTGTAAAGAAAATTGTAAGTCAAATATTTTACATCACAAAACCTTATCAGAACCActcaattaaataaataacaacttgaagctcataatattttgatttacaaatataactttacaaTATACACCAATTCATATCAATTAGTGCACTGATCAAGTAACAATACTGTAATAACAGTTTGTTGCTGACAGGTATATGTAGGATGTAAATTGACATAATTGACATGAAGTGTTTACTGAATTACAGTACCCTCGTTGAGCATAAGTGCAGAACTGGTCAGTTTCATAGAGTATCATACAAGAGATCAGAGGGTATCACAGATGTGGAAAGACCTGCATATTGGCCGCCTGACCAGTTCCATATTTGGAGATGTCTCGAGTGCAGGTGACAACCCAAAGTCTTTAGTAAAAAGGATCTTAAATGGATCAAATCTTGACAGGTAGATAATATCACAAGGGATTATGTATTATGCATGCAAGTTTACGATAAGAATTACTTTCATTCCTTTAACTCTGTAAATTTGTAGATCATTCATTTTCAAGTGTTTATGTACTAAAATCTATGATTAATGCACAGGAGCCTCAGTAGCCATAAAATGGTCTGACTTCAACAGCTATGATGCACTACCACCTGCTGTACAGTGGGGGCATTAACTGCGAAAGTAAGGCTTAAGAGCAGAACACACCTGCAGACAATGGTCAACCCCAACATCACTTTCGAGGTGGAGAATACTGGCTTGACATTGTGTGAAACTCATTCATTTCTGGGTGGTTCCAGTGATGGCAGAGTAAATGAAGGTGACATAAGTGGGGTCTCGGAAGTGAAATGTCCATACTCGGTCAAGGGGATTAAGGTTAACCAAATGGAGGTACAGGATATTGTTGCCTTGAACAGTAATGACTTATGCCTTGAGTGTGTAGAGGAAGAGGTACAGTTAAGGCGAAAACACAAGTATTATTCCCAGGTACAGGGGGAAATGGCAATCATGTCTTTGTCATTTTGTGACTTTGTTGAaagaattaattttgatattgattatGTCAATGCAATGATGCCCCAAACTTGTGGAATTTTATATTAAGCATATTTTCCAAGTATTTTACCAGTAATGATTTGTAATTTTCAGAAAGCAATGTGTTCAATCCTAAGTAGAGaataattatgataaagatGGCTATTGATGACATATTTTTATGGCATTCAAAATGTTGCCTCAGTGAGGGCACTCCTTCCTAGTGAGAAAGTGGTCCTAAAGTTTTTCACACAAATAAGAATGAGCTCTCTTATAAAAATTTAGAACTAATTGTTATTTACAAAAGTTGTCACTGTTGCCTTGATAGTACATGGTATATTTCAACCTTCTTCCGTACCAACGGTGGAAGGAGCTTTAACTTTTCTCAAATGATACTGCAGTGATCCATTGAGAATATTGAAAGCTTTTGAGTTGATccaagattaaaaaaaatcattttgatctTCAACCagtttcatttttacaattcAAGGAAGAACAACTCAGACGGTAGTGGAATTCTCATAACATTAAATTAACAGCTGCATAGAAATGATTATTCCCAACTGTAATTTGATCAGAAAGTAcattacatatgtacacatatataattGACGCTTACAAATTAAAgtaattgaatattattttttttaaacttaataAACCTGTCTTTAATTGTATTCAATAGTtacaatatgtttgttttgaatTCCTTTTTCTTAAAAGTGaactatttacatgtacatgtatgtatgaagtCGAACAGGGATTTAATTTATGTGAAGGGACAATAAGTGAGcttaatatttttgtaatctgtattgaaaatgaatttttttaatgaaaaagaaatgattattacagaaataaattagttttaaaGTTAGTACTTTTTGTCATTATGTCCATTGTTTGTATGACCATGTTCTAAAACTCTTGGGTCATAGTATCAACCACAATGGTTAAGGGTGTCAATGCCTTTATCTTGATTTTGTAAACCATGTGGACCAGTTGGAAGGTGCTAACAGTTGGTTTTAAATGATCAAGAAtataaattgaatataaaacaatagtttacatttacaaaaaccAAAAGTATTCTTTAAACTGTTTGCAAACTTGAAAAGTCTGTATCAATGTAGCAGTAACAGGGATCACTACAGGTGAATTTTTTATGATGGATGAAAGtgtgtaatgatttttttcactAAAAGAATTTATACACAAGCTTTTTGTCAAAAGTTATTAAAAttacacaattaattatatttaagtatttttcttttgcaACAAAACTACTTAATAAAGTTCATTTATTTCTTGTATCATAGTTATTAGGACAAAAATCCTACATTTGTTAATTATGATTGGTCCAGCAAAGCTCTACCATAAGTGATCACATTGAAGTCATGATTGGCATAAAATGGCAAGTCCCTAGTCATTAAACAATTATCAAGACAAACAGGCATGAAGATACTGTACTTAATTTACTAAAGGGACGTCAAAATTTGTCAAAACAACAGATGACTTAAAAATGTGTGTTGATAATGGTTGCAAAGTAAGTTGCATGACTCCATCAAGAATATGGAAATGTTTTACTCTACAATCGATTATAACTCGAACAGAGGGATATTTCAATCTAAAAGAAGTTGGCATACTCCTATCAATGATATCTCGTGAaggaaattgatttaaaaaaatctatttcttTCCGCAGAAAGACAATCCCAGTAGAAAAGTAGAAAAAGTTCCTTCTGATATGAGAAATCTATCTGCCAAATCAGCAACTAAAAGACCTTACCGCAACCTCATCACTACAGCAAACAGTTGGTCTACAAGCTCCAAGTATCCAGTAGATGGTCTTTGTCTGTCTGCAAAACTTGACGTCTTCTGCCCTACCCAGTACCTCATCTTCTCTGCCTTTGGTTTAAGGAAACTAAAAAAGAATCATTATTAATGAATCAAAGATAACATGGGGAACATAATAGTACACAAGAATGAACCTTGGTTATTTTTCATAGTACTTTAACTGAAACTACAAAAAAATTAATAGATACTGACCTAAGAAATGTACATCTCAAAAGTAAGGTTCAGTATTAGTTTATAATATATTCACCCTAGCATTCTTGGATGTGGTTTATATGCACATACAGTATAACACAATTATGgtaataatataatatgtacattacatataaaGACAACATACTTGAACAGCCACAAGAAAACAGTAAATGTAGGTTGTCCAGTATAAAAACGTGTCTTCTCATCATTATCTTGGATCTTGTGAACCCCCCCAATTGGACTCCTACACTTGTTCTTTGGTCTTTTGCAGCTCTTTCTTTAGTTTCCTGTTTCCTCTAACAGTGGATCAGGATCACACTGAACTCCTAAAAATGAAAGAATGAAGATTTCAATAGCATTCACTTAAAAGTAAACAACTGAACTTTTATTGATATAGTGCTAAAATCAGAGTTCATGCATTTCCTGTTTAGAATAGAGACACTACAAAGTTTGTCTGCatttcttttaaacaaaataaatgtatagttaTGCTTGTAATATATGCCCAGTGGGTTAGATTagaagtaaacaaacaaatctaaAAGTGAGATAAGTACAAACCGTTATCAACAAAAGTCTTTGGTTCAGTTGGTTGTACCGTGTGATGTGTCTTACAGTAGTGGTGGGAAAAACATGCTGAAGTTATAATTGCTTTCCCCCTCACGTATTTTCTTAAACTCTGCAGaacaagaaaaaatacatacgATTCCAGCAGTTGAATGctccgaccaggaatcgaacccccCGTCTTTGGTTGTGAAGAACCaaggctctaccgactgagccaatgAAGCATGTTCCCAGCTGAAAAAccatataaatactgtataaacCTCActgacccgctccttttacagaTAAGATATTTGCACATAATAGATGTACATATCATGCACgtaatttgaatatgatatgTTAACCTAATATACAGTACTTAGCCTATGGAACTTCAGAAATCCTTAATAAAGCATTTAACACACTTTGACTCCTTCAGTTAagtcacaggagtttgacgttctgtgaaaaaatatatggtatacatatataaaaaatacccctatatactagaTACagggatattttttttatatatttataccatatattattcacagaacgtcaaactcctgtggttaAGTTGACCATGCATACGCATACGTGCACAGTTCATTGTCATTAAAGTGTTCCTcaatttgttatatttgtttatgttaaacAGAACTCATGTCTTTCTATCTGTTCTCGTCTGATCTGTCACGGACGGGGGTCTTTTCTTTATACGAGAATAACGTCGGCCGGTAGTTTTCGTCTGATGGTTCGTCACTGTGCCACCCGCCGTGAAAATGTTCAGAACATATGCGACTTTCCTCATTTGGCCTGATTTTAAATCATCCCCAAAATCGATCAAAATTAGCAGGCCAAAACGCCTTTTAACCGTGTGAACTGAAGTGGTCTCCATGCAGGTGTAGTAAGATATTTGTGTCTCCATGCAggtgttttatttgtgttttaaagACGTTGTACTAAGTAAGTCTTAATTGAACAATGTCTCATAATACCTTCTCTCAGAACGTCGATACGACAAATAACGTTCATACTGTTGTTCCATTtaatcaaatacattgtacgtTATCTCAGAGGAGATATTAGTTACCTGGGACATGTatgtaaaatttacatttttttgctTGATCACTGGAATATTAAGATCTGCATTTTCATGTGCTGAATTGAAAACGAGGTTTATCTATACATATAAATGCTTCATGAAGT
This genomic window contains:
- the LOC138320147 gene encoding uncharacterized protein, encoding MEQQYERYLSYRRSERRPNEESRICSEHFHGGWHSDEPSDENYRPTLFSYKEKTPERVSEVYTVFIWFFSWEHASLAQSVEPWFFTTKDGGFDSWSEHSTAGIIQDNDEKTRFYTGQPTFTVFLWLFNFLKPKAEKMRYWVGQKTSSFADRQRPSTGYLELVDQLFAVVMRLRDLPFYANHDFNVITYGRALLDQS